A single Dermacentor albipictus isolate Rhodes 1998 colony chromosome 3, USDA_Dalb.pri_finalv2, whole genome shotgun sequence DNA region contains:
- the LOC135900637 gene encoding uncharacterized protein, which produces MPCCCAFGCRNRNTDGKRLFALPSGERNAQRRKVWIQRIGRAYFEEVAKHARLCEDHFTEDQFEPQILQKSGIKKLKQDAVPNIFVHNKQPKLRKPPARCAVTQTTLHTLSGTHLEVQDTEGSESDAFLSTETCHEPSCVTSSNGFETHDHNSSVQDEVPVCSPISEVPLNDTPSTSDGFPTDESNMPGSSWRNEGRKPT; this is translated from the exons atgccgtgctgctgcgccttcggttgccgcaacagaaaCACCGACGGCAAAAGgctttttgctttgccatccggcgagcgcaacgcacaaagaagaaaagtgtggatacaGAGGATCGGGCGGGCTT acttcgaggaagtggccaAACACGCACGGCTTTGCGAA GATCACTTCACTGAAGATCAGTTTGAACCGCAAATCCTTCAAAAAAGCGGCATTAAAAAGTTGAAGCAGGATGCAGTGCCGAACATCTTTGTACACAATAAGCAGCCTAAATTGAGGAAGCCACCAGCCCGCT GTGCAGTAACTCAAACAACTCTGCACACACTTAGTGGCACGCATCTCGAAGTTCAAGATACTGAAGGTTCAGAAT CTGATGCTTTCCTGTCTACTGAAACTTGTCACGAACCATCATGTGTTACATCCAGTAATGGCT TTGAAACACACGACCACAACAGCTCCGTTCAAG ATGAGGTGCCCGTGTGCAGCCCCATTTCTGAAGTGCCTCTAAATGACACCCCCTCCACCTCCGATGGCT TTCCTACAGATGAAAGCAACATGCCTGGTTCTTCGTGGCGAAATGAG GGACGGAAGCCAACGTAG